In Flavivirga abyssicola, the following are encoded in one genomic region:
- the murD gene encoding UDP-N-acetylmuramoyl-L-alanine--D-glutamate ligase, protein MGRLVILGGGESGVGTALLGKEKGYDVFVSDRGIIKETYKQVLIHNEIEWEDGKHSEDKILNADIVMKSPGIPDKAPLVKQIHDKGMLVVSEIEFASNFTDAIIVGVTGSNGKTTTSSLAHHILKQELNVGLAGNIGDSFAKQVLEEDFENYVLEISSFQLDDIVNFKPHIAVITNITPDHLDRYDYQFEKYIVSKFRIAMNQTKDDYLIYDADDKVIENHLKNNPVQSTLLPFSLTKNIENGACLEDNKIKITINNNQIIMPTTNLTLEGKHNIKNAMAASTVSHLLKIRKQTIRESLENFQGVEHRLEQVLKINKVQYINDSKATNVNATYYALESMDSPTVWIVGGEDKGNNYEELFPFVNEKVKAIICLGVDNEKLMRTFEGMVDIIVETQFMSEAVKIAYKITEAGDSVLLSPACASFDLFQNYEDRGRQFKNAVRNL, encoded by the coding sequence ATGGGGCGTTTAGTCATATTAGGAGGAGGAGAAAGCGGTGTTGGTACGGCGCTTCTTGGGAAAGAAAAAGGCTATGATGTTTTTGTTTCAGATAGAGGAATAATTAAAGAAACATATAAACAAGTTCTTATACATAATGAGATTGAATGGGAAGACGGAAAACATTCTGAAGATAAAATTCTGAATGCAGATATCGTTATGAAAAGCCCGGGCATACCAGATAAAGCGCCTCTAGTAAAACAAATTCATGATAAAGGAATGTTAGTGGTATCTGAAATTGAATTTGCATCAAATTTCACTGACGCTATTATAGTTGGGGTTACAGGAAGTAACGGAAAAACAACAACGTCATCCTTGGCACATCATATTTTAAAGCAAGAATTAAATGTGGGGTTAGCGGGCAATATAGGAGATAGTTTTGCTAAACAAGTTTTAGAAGAGGACTTTGAAAATTATGTGTTAGAGATTAGTAGTTTTCAATTAGATGATATCGTCAATTTTAAACCACATATAGCTGTCATCACTAATATAACACCCGATCATTTAGATAGATATGACTATCAATTTGAGAAATATATCGTATCAAAATTCCGAATAGCAATGAATCAAACTAAAGATGATTATTTGATTTATGATGCAGACGATAAAGTCATAGAAAATCATCTAAAAAATAACCCAGTTCAATCAACATTATTACCATTTTCATTAACAAAAAACATCGAGAATGGTGCTTGTTTAGAAGATAATAAGATCAAAATAACAATAAATAACAACCAAATAATTATGCCAACAACAAATTTAACATTAGAGGGAAAACACAATATAAAAAATGCTATGGCTGCTTCGACGGTTTCGCATTTACTTAAAATTAGAAAGCAAACCATAAGAGAAAGCTTAGAGAATTTTCAGGGCGTTGAGCATCGTTTAGAACAGGTTTTAAAAATTAATAAAGTTCAATACATAAACGACTCTAAGGCAACTAATGTTAATGCTACATATTATGCGTTGGAGAGTATGGATTCGCCTACTGTTTGGATTGTAGGAGGAGAAGATAAGGGAAACAATTATGAAGAATTATTTCCTTTTGTAAATGAAAAAGTGAAGGCCATTATCTGTTTAGGAGTTGATAATGAAAAGCTAATGAGAACTTTTGAAGGTATGGTAGATATTATTGTTGAAACACAATTTATGAGTGAGGCTGTGAAAATTGCTTATAAAATTACAGAAGCAGGAGACAGTGTTTTATTATCGCCAGCATGCGCAAGTTTTGATTTATTTCAAAACTATGAAGATCGAGGACGTCAATTTAAAAATGCCGTAAGAAATTTATAA
- the murG gene encoding undecaprenyldiphospho-muramoylpentapeptide beta-N-acetylglucosaminyltransferase — translation MAKKETYKIILSGGGTGGHIYPAIAIANELKSRFPDAEFLFVGAKDRMEMEKVPQAGYDIKGLWISGIQRKLSLKNLVFPFKLMSSLWNARRIIKSFKPDVAIGTGGFASGPLLYVAASNKIPSLIQEQNSYPGITNKLLSKKTQKICVAYDGLERFFPSEKIIKTGNPVRQDLLDVDSKTVEAKEFFNLKHGKYTLLVLGGSLGARRVNELIENKLDFLDTQNIQIIWQCGKLYYQQYKIYNNTKHVQVYEFLNNMDFAYAAADIVISRAGASSVSELCIVGKPVIFIPSPNVAEDHQTKNAMAIVDNDAAMLIKESDLDVDFENKFSQLVASPEKQKELGDNIKKLALVNATNQIVDEVVKLLNKE, via the coding sequence GTGGCGAAAAAAGAAACATATAAAATCATATTATCTGGAGGAGGAACAGGAGGGCATATTTACCCTGCCATTGCTATTGCTAATGAGTTAAAGTCTCGTTTTCCGGATGCAGAGTTTCTATTTGTGGGGGCAAAAGATAGAATGGAGATGGAAAAAGTGCCACAAGCTGGATATGATATTAAAGGACTCTGGATTTCTGGAATTCAGCGTAAGCTAAGTTTAAAAAATCTGGTGTTTCCTTTTAAATTAATGAGTAGTCTTTGGAATGCGAGAAGAATAATAAAATCGTTTAAGCCAGATGTAGCGATAGGGACGGGGGGCTTTGCTAGTGGACCACTGTTGTATGTAGCGGCATCAAATAAAATACCAAGTTTAATACAAGAGCAAAATTCGTATCCTGGGATTACCAATAAGTTATTGTCTAAAAAAACACAAAAAATATGTGTGGCCTATGATGGTCTGGAACGTTTCTTTCCTAGTGAAAAAATTATAAAAACAGGGAATCCAGTACGTCAGGACTTATTAGATGTAGATAGTAAAACAGTTGAAGCTAAAGAGTTTTTTAATCTAAAGCATGGAAAATATACACTATTGGTCTTAGGAGGAAGCTTGGGGGCAAGAAGGGTGAATGAGTTGATCGAGAATAAACTAGATTTTTTAGATACGCAAAATATTCAAATAATATGGCAGTGTGGTAAGTTGTATTATCAGCAGTATAAAATTTATAATAATACAAAGCATGTACAGGTTTATGAATTTTTAAATAATATGGATTTTGCTTATGCCGCAGCAGATATTGTCATATCTAGAGCGGGAGCAAGTTCGGTTTCAGAATTGTGTATAGTAGGTAAACCAGTTATTTTTATTCCATCTCCAAATGTAGCAGAAGACCATCAAACAAAAAATGCGATGGCGATTGTAGATAATGATGCGGCGATGTTAATTAAAGAATCGGATTTGGATGTGGATTTTGAAAACAAGTTCTCGCAACTTGTAGCATCTCCTGAAAAGCAAAAAGAATTAGGAGACAACATAAAAAAATTGGCATTGGTGAATGCCACAAATCAAATAGTGGACGAAGTAGTAAAGCTTTTGAACAAAGAATAA
- the mraY gene encoding phospho-N-acetylmuramoyl-pentapeptide-transferase: MLYYLFDYLEKQFQFPGATLFGFLTFRAALAMILSLLISTIYGKRIIRFLQRQQVGETIRDLGLAGQQEKAGTPTMGGVIIILATLIPVLLLAKLENIYIILLIVTTLWMGVIGFIDDYIKKFKNDKEGLKGRFKILGQVGLGIIVGATLFFHSDVTMKEKLPVAEQQILLAENPKVEASKLFKDEIKSTKTTIPFVKGNEFDYADLVTWISPSLGKYAWIIFIVIAILIITAVSNGANLTDGIDGLAAGTSAIIVLTLGIFAWVSGNIIFSDYLNIMYIPRVEEITIYIAAFVGALIGFLWYNTFPAQVFMGDTGSLTIGGIIAVIAIAVRKEWLIPVLCGIFLAENLSVIMQVSWFKYTKKKYGEGRRIFKMSPLHHHYQKSGYHESKIVTRFWIIGILLAILSIVTLKIR; the protein is encoded by the coding sequence ATGTTGTATTATCTATTCGATTATTTAGAAAAACAGTTTCAATTTCCTGGAGCAACTCTTTTTGGTTTTTTAACTTTTAGAGCTGCTTTAGCAATGATTTTGTCGCTGCTTATTTCAACAATATATGGAAAACGGATTATTCGTTTTTTGCAAAGACAGCAAGTAGGTGAAACCATTAGAGATCTGGGGTTAGCTGGACAGCAAGAAAAGGCAGGAACACCTACTATGGGAGGTGTTATTATAATTCTGGCGACTTTAATTCCTGTGTTATTATTGGCGAAACTGGAAAATATTTACATCATTCTATTGATAGTGACAACACTTTGGATGGGTGTTATTGGTTTTATTGATGATTACATTAAAAAATTCAAAAATGACAAAGAAGGTTTAAAAGGACGATTTAAGATTCTTGGGCAAGTGGGGCTTGGTATTATAGTTGGGGCAACTTTGTTTTTTCATTCTGATGTTACCATGAAAGAAAAGCTTCCGGTGGCTGAGCAACAAATTCTTTTAGCCGAAAATCCAAAAGTGGAAGCTTCAAAATTATTTAAGGACGAAATAAAATCAACAAAGACTACAATCCCTTTTGTAAAAGGAAATGAATTTGATTACGCAGATTTAGTAACATGGATAAGTCCGAGTTTAGGAAAGTATGCATGGATTATTTTTATTGTGATAGCCATTCTTATAATTACGGCTGTTTCAAACGGTGCGAATTTAACAGATGGTATTGATGGTTTAGCAGCAGGAACCTCGGCAATAATAGTCCTTACTTTGGGGATTTTTGCATGGGTTTCAGGTAATATCATCTTCTCAGATTATCTCAATATCATGTATATCCCACGAGTAGAAGAAATTACGATTTATATCGCTGCTTTTGTAGGGGCATTAATAGGCTTCTTATGGTATAATACATTCCCGGCTCAAGTTTTTATGGGAGACACAGGAAGTTTAACTATTGGTGGTATAATCGCAGTGATAGCTATTGCAGTTCGTAAAGAATGGCTAATTCCAGTGCTGTGCGGTATCTTTTTAGCTGAAAACCTATCAGTAATCATGCAGGTGAGCTGGTTTAAATATACTAAGAAAAAATATGGAGAAGGACGTCGCATTTTCAAAATGTCACCACTTCACCATCACTATCAAAAATCAGGATACCATGAAAGTAAGATTGTAACCCGATTTTGGATTATAGGTATTCTGTTAGCGATTCTTTCAATTGTAACATTGAAAATACGATAA
- a CDS encoding FtsW/RodA/SpoVE family cell cycle protein, translating into MQTVFKNIKGDRLIWAIVTLLAIASFLPVYSAASDLAYVKYNGNTFIAFVKHFMHLFLGFAIMYGVHKIPYRYFKGLSLVMIPIVLVLLIITMLQGTVMGGASASRWIKIPIVGMSFQTSTFASVVLMVYVARYMSKIKDIDITLKKSILPLWIPVFLVLALILPSNFSTAAIIFLMVIFLVFLGGYPIRYLGVILGSGLLALVFFVMFAKLTTGPLHVKVTTWENRIKNYSNSEDTEADYQIEKAKVAIASGRVFGVGPGKSIQKHALPQSSSDFIFAIIIEEYGLIGGLTIMILYMWLLFRIVIVSQKSDTIFGKLLVLGVGLPIVFQALINMAVAVELFPVTGQTLPLVSSGGTSIWMTCLAIGIILSVSAKREEIKEQELKEDNPLEILSETI; encoded by the coding sequence ATGCAAACAGTATTTAAAAACATAAAAGGAGATCGATTGATTTGGGCCATAGTAACGTTGTTGGCTATAGCGTCGTTTTTACCTGTTTATAGTGCTGCAAGTGATTTGGCATATGTCAAGTATAACGGCAATACGTTTATTGCATTCGTAAAGCATTTTATGCATTTGTTTTTAGGGTTTGCTATTATGTATGGCGTTCATAAAATACCATATCGATATTTTAAAGGCTTGTCTTTAGTTATGATTCCAATAGTTTTGGTGTTGTTGATTATTACGATGTTGCAAGGTACGGTAATGGGAGGTGCTAGCGCTAGCAGGTGGATTAAAATACCTATTGTTGGTATGTCCTTTCAAACATCAACTTTTGCATCAGTTGTACTTATGGTGTATGTAGCGCGATACATGTCTAAAATTAAAGATATCGATATCACATTAAAGAAGTCCATTTTACCGCTTTGGATACCCGTATTCTTAGTTTTAGCGTTGATCTTGCCATCTAACTTTTCAACAGCGGCTATTATATTTTTAATGGTCATATTCTTGGTTTTTTTAGGCGGGTATCCCATACGTTATTTAGGCGTTATATTAGGTTCAGGCTTGTTGGCACTAGTCTTCTTTGTGATGTTTGCCAAATTAACAACAGGACCATTACATGTTAAAGTAACAACATGGGAAAATAGAATAAAAAACTACTCGAATAGCGAAGATACTGAAGCTGATTATCAAATAGAAAAAGCAAAAGTAGCTATAGCATCAGGTAGGGTTTTTGGTGTAGGGCCAGGTAAAAGTATCCAAAAACATGCCTTGCCACAATCATCATCAGATTTCATTTTTGCAATTATTATTGAAGAATATGGCTTAATAGGAGGGTTAACAATTATGATTCTTTATATGTGGTTGTTGTTTAGAATTGTTATTGTATCTCAAAAATCGGATACCATATTTGGTAAGCTTTTAGTGTTAGGTGTTGGGTTGCCAATAGTATTTCAAGCATTAATTAATATGGCCGTAGCTGTAGAGTTGTTTCCAGTAACAGGGCAAACATTGCCATTGGTAAGTAGTGGGGGGACATCAATTTGGATGACCTGTTTGGCTATTGGAATTATTCTAAGTGTGAGTGCTAAACGAGAAGAAATTAAAGAACAAGAATTAAAAGAAGATAATCCATTAGAAATTTTATCGGAAACTATCTGA
- the ftsA gene encoding cell division protein FtsA produces MEHNLAVGLDIGTTKIVAMIGRKNEYGKVEILGIGKSKSLGVHRGVVNNITQTIQSIQQAVQEAEVSAEMKIEGVTVGIAGQHIRSLQHSDYITRPNSEHVIDDEDIDRLINQVHKLVMLPGEEIIHVLPQEYKVDGQAEIKEPIGMYGGRLEANFHVVVGQVSSIRNIGRCVQSAGLNLEGITLEPLASANAVLSQEEKEAGVALIDIGGGTTDLAIFRDGIIRHTAVIPFGGNVITEDIKEGCSIIEKQAELLKIKFGSAWPGENKDNEIVSIPGLRGREPKEITLKNLSKIIHARVVEIVEQVYVEIKNYGHEEQKKKLIAGIVLTGGGSQLKHLKQLVEYITGMDTRIGYPNEHLAGDSDDDITSPLYATAVGLVLDGLKRQERKKLEQDEHAVEETEEEKPIEDIKEQPVKERRSFLDKLTERVKDFLDNAE; encoded by the coding sequence ATGGAGCATAATTTAGCAGTAGGATTAGACATAGGAACCACAAAGATTGTGGCCATGATTGGACGTAAAAATGAATACGGTAAAGTTGAAATTTTAGGAATAGGTAAATCTAAAAGTCTAGGAGTGCACCGTGGTGTTGTAAATAATATTACGCAAACCATTCAATCTATACAACAAGCTGTTCAAGAAGCAGAAGTTTCTGCTGAAATGAAAATAGAGGGCGTTACTGTTGGTATTGCTGGACAGCATATTAGAAGCTTACAACACAGTGACTATATAACAAGACCAAATTCAGAGCATGTTATAGATGATGAAGATATTGATAGATTAATAAATCAAGTGCATAAATTGGTTATGCTTCCTGGGGAAGAAATTATTCATGTATTACCACAAGAATATAAAGTAGACGGTCAAGCAGAAATTAAGGAGCCAATAGGAATGTACGGAGGCCGATTAGAGGCTAATTTCCATGTGGTTGTGGGGCAAGTGTCTTCAATTAGAAATATTGGACGCTGTGTACAGAGTGCAGGTTTGAATTTAGAAGGTATCACATTAGAGCCATTAGCTTCTGCAAATGCAGTTTTGAGTCAAGAAGAAAAAGAAGCAGGTGTAGCGCTTATAGATATAGGTGGGGGAACAACAGATTTAGCCATTTTTAGAGATGGTATTATTCGTCATACCGCTGTGATTCCTTTTGGAGGTAATGTGATTACTGAAGATATAAAAGAAGGGTGCTCCATCATTGAAAAACAAGCAGAATTATTAAAGATAAAATTCGGTTCTGCATGGCCAGGAGAAAATAAAGATAACGAAATAGTATCTATACCAGGGTTACGAGGCAGAGAACCAAAAGAAATTACGTTAAAGAACCTTTCAAAAATAATACATGCTCGTGTAGTTGAAATTGTTGAACAAGTATATGTTGAAATTAAAAATTATGGACACGAAGAGCAAAAGAAAAAATTAATAGCAGGTATTGTATTAACAGGTGGTGGTAGCCAGTTAAAACATTTAAAGCAATTGGTAGAGTACATAACAGGAATGGATACCAGAATAGGATATCCAAATGAGCATTTAGCAGGAGATAGCGATGACGATATTACAAGTCCATTATACGCAACAGCCGTAGGGCTGGTTTTAGATGGTTTAAAACGTCAGGAAAGAAAAAAGCTAGAGCAAGATGAGCATGCTGTTGAAGAAACCGAAGAAGAAAAACCAATTGAAGACATTAAAGAACAACCAGTGAAAGAGCGCCGTTCTTTTTTAGATAAGTTAACCGAGCGCGTTAAAGATTTTTTAGATAACGCAGAGTAG
- the murC gene encoding UDP-N-acetylmuramate--L-alanine ligase, which translates to MNLRNIHNIYFIGIGGIGMSALARYFHANNKRVVGYDKTQTEITDSLVALGIEVHFEDAIDNIPVSFLDVEKTLVVYTPAIPENHLELSYFNTHEYRVLKRSQILGLITENTFCLAVAGTHGKTTTTSILGHLMNECDVPLTAFLGGISENYNSNLILNGTEVSVVEADEFDRSFLTLSPDFACITSMDADHLDIYGDPSELKKSFEDFSKRLKSNGKLFVINGLPLQGITYGIEDHSDYSIQNIKIENGRYVFEVKTPKTILKNVQFGLPGRHNLLNALIALAMALEYGCSAVLLVKALASYKGVKRRFTYHIKTDDLVFIDDYAHHPKEINAVHQAVREMYPNKKVLAVFQPHLYSRTRDFIDDFAVSLSQFDELILLDIYPARELPIEGVTSTWLLNKINNKNKQLVSKQELLSAIHDSDAQIILTIGAGDIGEQVKRIKKEFSIAG; encoded by the coding sequence ATGAATTTGAGGAACATACATAATATTTATTTTATAGGTATCGGAGGTATCGGGATGAGTGCTTTGGCTCGTTATTTTCATGCTAACAATAAACGTGTTGTGGGCTATGATAAAACCCAAACTGAGATAACAGATAGTTTAGTCGCTTTGGGTATTGAGGTTCATTTTGAGGATGCAATAGATAATATTCCTGTTTCCTTTTTAGATGTTGAAAAAACACTGGTAGTTTACACGCCGGCAATTCCTGAGAATCATTTGGAATTAAGCTATTTTAATACCCATGAATACCGAGTATTAAAGCGTTCACAAATTTTGGGATTAATAACAGAAAATACATTTTGTTTAGCTGTTGCAGGTACTCATGGAAAAACAACTACAACAAGTATTTTGGGGCATTTAATGAACGAGTGTGATGTGCCTTTAACTGCTTTTTTAGGAGGAATAAGTGAAAATTACAATTCTAATTTAATATTAAATGGCACAGAGGTTTCTGTAGTCGAGGCAGATGAGTTCGATCGATCTTTCTTGACCTTATCTCCAGATTTTGCTTGTATTACATCTATGGATGCAGACCATTTAGATATTTATGGAGACCCTTCAGAATTAAAAAAATCATTTGAAGATTTCTCAAAAAGATTAAAATCTAATGGGAAATTATTTGTTATAAATGGTTTGCCGTTACAAGGTATTACTTATGGTATAGAGGATCATTCAGATTACTCAATTCAGAATATAAAAATTGAAAACGGGCGCTATGTTTTTGAAGTAAAAACACCAAAAACAATCCTCAAAAATGTGCAATTTGGCTTGCCTGGCAGACATAACCTGTTGAATGCATTAATAGCTTTGGCAATGGCTTTAGAATACGGTTGTTCTGCTGTTCTGCTTGTTAAAGCTTTGGCCTCTTATAAAGGTGTAAAACGCAGGTTTACCTATCATATAAAAACCGATGATTTGGTTTTTATAGATGATTATGCACATCATCCAAAGGAAATTAATGCCGTACATCAAGCTGTTAGAGAAATGTATCCTAACAAAAAGGTATTGGCTGTTTTTCAGCCACATTTGTATAGCAGAACACGTGATTTTATAGATGATTTTGCTGTAAGCTTATCACAGTTTGACGAATTGATATTACTAGATATTTATCCAGCTAGAGAGTTGCCAATTGAAGGCGTAACATCAACATGGTTATTAAATAAAATAAATAATAAAAATAAGCAGTTGGTAAGTAAACAAGAATTGTTGTCTGCTATTCACGATAGTGATGCGCAAATTATACTAACAATAGGAGCTGGAGATATTGGAGAACAAGTGAAACGTATTAAAAAAGAATTTAGTATTGCGGGTTAA
- a CDS encoding UDP-N-acetylmuramoyl-L-alanyl-D-glutamate--2,6-diaminopimelate ligase, with the protein MMVLKDILYKVSINAVVGSTSVSVGAVDFDSRKITSGGLFVAIRGNIADGHDFIDVAINNGAIGVVCETLPATLMDGVTYVEVGNSSRALAMIASNYYEAPSENLKLVGVTGTNGKTTIASLLYQLFKKAGYKVGLLSTVKIMVDNTEYKATHTTPDSLTINKYLKEMNSTGVEFCFMEVSSHGIHQHRTEGLYFEGGIFTNLSHDHLDYHKTFSEYRDVKKAFFDGLSKEAFALVNVDDKNGLIMLQNTKAKKLTYALKGYADYKAQILENQFSGLLLKINDSEVWARLIGGFNAYNILAIYATAELLGLEKVEILRLISELDNVSGRFQYLISDEKITAIVDYAHTPDALKNVLETINSIRTKNEELITVVGCGGDRDKTKRPKMGHIASALSTKVIFTSDNPRSEVPEDILNDVEKGVEPQNYKKTLTIVDRKQAIKTACQLAQPNDIILIAGKGHETYQEIKGERFDFDDYKIVQEFLKQIQK; encoded by the coding sequence ATGATGGTATTAAAAGACATATTGTATAAGGTAAGTATTAACGCGGTAGTAGGTAGTACAAGCGTTAGTGTTGGTGCTGTTGATTTTGATTCTCGGAAAATTACAAGTGGAGGTTTGTTTGTTGCTATTCGTGGAAACATTGCAGATGGTCATGATTTTATTGATGTCGCCATAAATAATGGAGCTATTGGAGTTGTATGTGAGACATTGCCAGCAACATTAATGGATGGTGTTACTTATGTAGAAGTTGGTAATTCCAGCAGGGCTTTAGCTATGATAGCCTCAAATTATTATGAGGCTCCATCAGAAAACTTAAAACTTGTCGGAGTTACAGGAACCAATGGAAAAACAACTATAGCAAGTTTATTGTATCAATTATTTAAAAAAGCAGGTTACAAGGTAGGATTATTATCGACAGTGAAAATAATGGTTGATAATACGGAGTATAAAGCAACGCATACAACGCCTGATTCATTAACTATAAATAAATATTTAAAGGAGATGAATAGTACAGGGGTCGAATTTTGTTTTATGGAAGTGAGTTCTCATGGAATTCATCAACACAGAACAGAAGGGCTGTATTTTGAAGGTGGCATTTTTACCAATTTATCTCACGATCACTTGGATTACCATAAAACATTCTCGGAGTATAGAGACGTTAAGAAAGCATTTTTTGACGGACTTTCAAAGGAAGCTTTTGCATTAGTGAATGTCGATGATAAAAATGGGCTCATTATGCTCCAAAATACAAAAGCTAAAAAACTTACCTATGCTTTAAAGGGCTATGCAGATTATAAGGCTCAAATTTTAGAAAACCAATTTAGCGGCCTATTGCTTAAAATAAATGATAGTGAGGTTTGGGCTAGGCTTATAGGAGGTTTTAATGCATACAATATATTGGCAATTTATGCTACCGCTGAATTGTTAGGTTTAGAAAAGGTTGAAATATTGCGCTTAATAAGCGAATTGGATAATGTAAGTGGGCGATTCCAGTATTTAATTTCTGATGAAAAAATTACAGCTATAGTAGATTATGCGCATACGCCAGATGCATTGAAAAATGTATTAGAAACTATTAATAGTATTAGAACTAAAAATGAAGAATTAATAACAGTAGTTGGCTGTGGGGGCGATAGAGATAAAACCAAACGCCCAAAAATGGGACATATAGCTTCGGCTTTAAGTACAAAAGTCATTTTTACAAGTGATAATCCGCGTAGCGAAGTTCCAGAAGATATTCTTAACGATGTAGAAAAAGGTGTTGAACCCCAGAATTATAAAAAAACATTAACTATAGTAGATAGAAAGCAAGCCATAAAAACAGCTTGTCAATTGGCCCAACCGAACGATATTATTTTAATAGCAGGAAAAGGGCATGAAACATATCAAGAAATTAAAGGCGAGCGCTTTGATTTTGATGATTATAAAATAGTACAAGAATTTTTAAAGCAAATACAAAAATAA
- a CDS encoding cell division protein FtsQ/DivIB, translating into MFVLLVLVSLLFAFASQRNAVRKVSGPNVTFIGENNLFVTNETVSKLLIQKYGGVKNVPKETLDLNELENTLKSNPMIKTAEVYVAVNGTLNAEIEQKTPIARVSTNASYYVDDEGSYMPLSNNYSARVPLVTGYVEKNNLNRIHKIAIKIMKDEFLKKNVIEIHQSINKVVSLKLRHCNFIVQLGDVSFLDKKINNLKAFYQKNLKEKTLNNYSKVNLQFDNQVVCTKI; encoded by the coding sequence ATGTTTGTTTTATTGGTGCTAGTAAGCCTTTTGTTCGCTTTTGCATCACAAAGAAATGCTGTAAGAAAAGTGTCAGGTCCAAACGTGACGTTTATCGGAGAAAATAACTTATTCGTTACAAATGAAACTGTTAGTAAATTGTTAATACAAAAATATGGTGGTGTTAAAAATGTACCCAAAGAAACTTTAGATTTGAATGAGCTAGAAAACACCCTGAAATCTAATCCAATGATTAAAACAGCAGAAGTGTATGTTGCTGTAAATGGCACACTTAATGCTGAAATAGAACAAAAAACACCAATAGCACGAGTAAGTACAAATGCGTCTTATTATGTTGATGACGAAGGTTCTTACATGCCATTGTCTAATAATTATTCAGCAAGAGTACCATTAGTCACGGGTTATGTTGAAAAGAATAATTTAAATAGGATTCATAAGATTGCTATTAAAATTATGAAGGATGAATTCTTGAAAAAAAATGTGATAGAAATTCATCAAAGTATAAATAAAGTTGTGTCTTTAAAATTAAGACACTGCAATTTTATAGTACAATTAGGGGATGTAAGTTTTTTAGATAAAAAGATTAATAATTTAAAGGCGTTTTATCAAAAAAATCTGAAAGAGAAAACACTAAATAATTATAGTAAAGTCAATTTGCAGTTTGACAACCAAGTAGTATGTACCAAAATATAA